In one Zymobacter palmae genomic region, the following are encoded:
- a CDS encoding sensor histidine kinase, whose product MIKASAPIDIFRSRSLLRLVLLGFGVTMLPIIVLIYQAGQALSELSELADSSARQAVEDTRRAQAMMTYATEMERSARQYAVLEDANILAAYRERVDRFSDLLEQQAVRLDTPEVIGTLRSQLDGLRRFPDGSGSAENGRSDAVPARSIREAPSYRQRVRAQLAQFGPFSESVDTQMLVTRDRVDTRIDHIRERARVIYADLMLKLALLVSLSLVAIIFFSWKITHPIRQLEQRILSLGGGQREEHPPIEGPAELVRLGERLDWLGERLDDLEAQKQRFLRHMSHELKTPLAAIREGTGLLADGMAGPLGKRQREIILLIDESSAELQTLIEQLLDYNVLQHNRSITLSRFDVVTLIHEVLSKHRLAFESKGMHVEVPRQPVYWEADRVRTGRIIDNLVSNTIAYGEDNGFLWMRAWCTDEHLIVEVANSGEKISAQDQAHLFEPFYQGQTRRSGPLKGSGIGLSIAAESAHLQNGRLELVEDADEDVCFRLSLPRPHGSTSA is encoded by the coding sequence ATGATCAAGGCTTCTGCACCCATTGATATCTTCAGGTCGCGCTCGCTGCTAAGGCTGGTCCTGCTCGGGTTCGGTGTCACCATGCTGCCGATCATCGTGCTGATCTATCAGGCCGGGCAGGCCTTGTCGGAACTGTCCGAACTGGCAGACAGCAGCGCGCGCCAAGCAGTGGAAGATACGCGGCGAGCGCAGGCGATGATGACGTACGCGACGGAGATGGAGCGCAGTGCTCGCCAATATGCCGTGCTTGAGGATGCCAATATTCTGGCGGCCTACCGTGAGCGCGTCGACCGTTTCAGCGACCTGCTGGAACAGCAGGCTGTGCGTTTGGATACCCCGGAAGTGATCGGCACGTTGCGCAGCCAGCTGGACGGACTGCGTCGTTTCCCTGATGGCAGTGGCAGCGCTGAAAACGGCCGCTCCGATGCCGTGCCTGCGCGCAGTATTCGCGAAGCGCCGTCTTATCGTCAGCGCGTGAGGGCACAGCTGGCCCAGTTTGGGCCGTTTTCGGAGAGCGTTGACACGCAGATGCTGGTGACGCGTGACCGTGTCGATACCCGCATTGATCATATCCGTGAGCGTGCACGCGTTATCTACGCCGACCTGATGCTCAAGCTGGCGCTGCTGGTATCGCTGAGCCTGGTGGCCATCATCTTCTTCAGCTGGAAGATCACTCACCCGATCCGGCAGCTCGAACAGCGCATTCTGTCGCTGGGCGGTGGTCAGCGTGAAGAACACCCGCCGATCGAAGGTCCGGCCGAGCTGGTACGGCTTGGCGAGCGACTGGATTGGCTGGGTGAACGGCTCGACGATCTGGAAGCGCAGAAACAGCGTTTCCTGCGTCACATGTCCCACGAGCTGAAGACGCCGCTGGCCGCGATCCGCGAAGGCACGGGGTTGTTGGCCGACGGCATGGCCGGACCGCTGGGCAAGCGTCAGCGCGAAATCATCCTGCTCATCGACGAGAGCAGTGCGGAGCTGCAGACTTTGATCGAGCAGTTGCTCGATTATAATGTATTGCAACATAATCGAAGCATCACGCTATCGCGTTTCGATGTCGTCACACTGATACATGAAGTGCTGAGCAAGCATCGATTGGCGTTTGAAAGCAAAGGCATGCACGTCGAAGTGCCACGCCAACCCGTCTACTGGGAAGCGGATCGCGTGCGCACGGGCCGCATCATCGACAACCTCGTTTCTAATACCATTGCCTATGGCGAAGATAACGGTTTTCTGTGGATGCGCGCATGGTGCACTGATGAACACCTGATCGTCGAGGTGGCCAACAGTGGCGAAAAGATCAGTGCCCAGGATCAAGCGCATCTGTTCGAACCGTTCTATCAGGGACAGACGCGCCGAAGTGGGCCATTGAAGGGGTCTGGCATCGGATTGTCCATTGCAGCCGAAAGCGCTCACCTGCAGAACGGTCGGTTGGAACTGGTCGAAGATGCCGATGAGGATGTCTGTTTCCGACTGTCATTGCCGCGTCCTCACGGCAGCACCTCCGCATGA